Proteins co-encoded in one Gemmatimonadaceae bacterium genomic window:
- a CDS encoding UbiA prenyltransferase family protein has translation MTATPTRVDWRAHLAMARIDYWFKNVFVLPGILVALGTVPMVDWTQVATHSMLGLLSICLVASSNYTLNEILDAPTDRFHADKRHRPIAAGRVQPSAGYVQWLVLMAAGLAIAWQVSMPFTMSVSALWLMACVYNVPPVRSKDVPYLDVLTEAVNNPLRMLAGWFIVTNQTTAPASLLLSYWMIGCYFMALKRYAELRSIGDPARAAAYRKSFAHYTAERLLIAIMFYATASMLFFGAFCMRYRMELILAFPFVALVMAMYLQVALKSDSAAQQPERLYRERGLMMAVLTAAVVMLVLLRIDLPVMYRFVTPTAPVQERGEVDQIPP, from the coding sequence ATGACGGCCACGCCCACACGGGTCGATTGGCGTGCGCATCTGGCCATGGCGCGCATCGACTACTGGTTCAAGAATGTCTTTGTGCTGCCCGGAATTCTGGTGGCACTCGGTACTGTCCCGATGGTGGATTGGACACAGGTTGCCACACACTCGATGCTCGGACTCCTGTCCATCTGTCTCGTCGCCTCCAGCAACTATACGCTCAACGAGATTCTGGACGCCCCCACCGATCGGTTCCACGCCGACAAGCGCCACCGACCGATTGCCGCCGGACGTGTCCAACCCTCGGCCGGCTATGTGCAGTGGCTGGTGCTGATGGCTGCCGGGCTGGCCATCGCCTGGCAGGTGTCGATGCCCTTCACGATGTCCGTATCCGCGCTCTGGTTGATGGCGTGCGTGTACAACGTGCCGCCCGTGCGCAGCAAGGACGTGCCGTATCTGGATGTGCTCACCGAGGCCGTGAACAACCCGCTGCGCATGCTCGCCGGGTGGTTCATCGTCACCAATCAGACCACGGCCCCCGCGTCATTGCTGCTCAGCTATTGGATGATCGGTTGCTACTTCATGGCGCTCAAGCGGTATGCCGAACTGCGCTCGATCGGTGACCCGGCGCGTGCTGCCGCCTATCGCAAATCGTTCGCGCATTACACGGCCGAGCGATTGCTGATTGCCATCATGTTCTACGCCACCGCGTCGATGTTGTTCTTCGGCGCCTTCTGCATGCGCTATCGCATGGAACTCATCCTCGCCTTCCCGTTCGTTGCGCTGGTGATGGCCATGTATCTGCAGGTGGCACTCAAGTCCGACAGCGCCGCGCAGCAGCCCGAGCGGCTCTATCGCGAGCGAGGGCTGATGATGGCGGTGCTGACGGCAGCCGTTGTCATGTTGGTGTTGCTGCGAATCGACCTGCCGGTGATGTATCGATTCGTCACGCCCACCGCACCGGTACAGGAACGCGGCGAAGTCGATCAAATCCCGCCTTGA